ATGTACCAGTAGTTTTGATTCCACGCGAGGCACATGCTGTTTTTAGCTCCGGGACGGTCAGACTGTCCACACCCTCGTAGTCTATGGCACGGTCGTCCTTAATGATTTGCATAAGCTTGTGTCTAATTTGGTATCTCAATATCTCATCTGTTCCATATGCGGACATTCCCATATATCTTGACATGGCCACCAATTGCGGACGTGAGAGGTTATCTAGAACTTGGTCATTCTTAAAACATCTCGCTATTTTTATCAATTCCTCGTGGCTGGGCTTGGCTCCTCTGTGGATGGTTTTGAAGAATTTAACGAATAACTCTTTATCAGCCTCATCTATCTTGGTTGGCAAAATTAATCCACTTTCACGAAAAGTCTTTTGGATGAACTCCGATGCTTTTTGTCTGGTATTGGCCAAATTGGATGTCTTCCGTTTTCGGTCCTTCTCTGACTCGTATGTGGAAGGCAGCATGTTGGGGAACAATTTGAGAGCCACTGGCAGCAAAAGCTCTGCAAAAGGAACCAGAATGAATACAGAGAAAGGCACTAGTCTAAGGATATCTGTCGTCGTTCTAGTCAATTGTTTGGTCTCTCTTCTGGTCAATTCGTAACCTGCCAGCATCTTGATAAGCAATTTTGACGAAACTTTGATTTCATAGCCTAGAAGTTTCGTTCCATGCCAATAATGTTGCACTTCCTTCATGATCTTCTGACCCAATGTAAGCTTTGGTGGCGAGACTTCCGTCTTCGTCAACTGTTTCTCGTTGGACTCCTGGTCAGTGGTCGAGTACATGCGAACACTCTGGTATTTCTGTACT
This portion of the Ogataea parapolymorpha DL-1 chromosome IV, whole genome shotgun sequence genome encodes:
- a CDS encoding LETM1 domain-containing protein YLH47, mitochondrial, which produces MYSTTDQESNEKQLTKTEVSPPKLTLGQKIMKEVQHYWHGTKLLGYEIKVSSKLLIKMLAGYELTRRETKQLTRTTTDILRLVPFSVFILVPFAELLLPVALKLFPNMLPSTYESEKDRKRKTSNLANTRQKASEFIQKTFRESGLILPTKIDEADKELFVKFFKTIHRGAKPSHEELIKIARCFKNDQVLDNLSRPQLVAMSRYMGMSAYGTDEILRYQIRHKLMQIIKDDRAIDYEGVDSLTVPELKTACASRGIKTTGTSPARLRDDLRIWLDLRLRQKIPSSLLILSSTFTYGEHADSFESYYDALLAVLSSIPDELYNVAKLEMFQDDDALKLSILKEQDELIKEENLRSKNVKTGLKDDLNLDEYEEKRDEPEEPKRLKEPEAPTSKEKTGEESKEMEKIKETSK